The Dyella caseinilytica genome has a window encoding:
- a CDS encoding DUF3734 domain-containing protein — MAAQKTPSAKTATKHPVQDAYKVTALVLQGGGALGAYQAGVYQALDEAGLHPNWIAGISIGALNAAIIAGNPPEQRVEKLTEFWETICKSALWPNRPAFPWSENFAFPQIFRDGVNALAAWRALTEGQSGFFQPRVPPPLLQWHGNPGTASWYDTAPLRETLERLADFDRINHPSCLRVSVGAVNVRTGNFAYFDNRHEKLRPEHFMASGALPPGFPAVEIDGEYYWDGGMVSNTPLYKVLTERPHHDSLIFQVDLWSASGALPRDMGSVAERSKDIQFSSRTRLITEYMHQSREQQRLLHELMELVPEAKRTDPAFRRAERYANGALTNLIHLIYRDKPYEGHYKDYEFSAATMHEHWQSGLTDMRHTLTQPHWLDPPKADNPFVTHDVHRS, encoded by the coding sequence ATGGCCGCGCAAAAAACGCCGTCAGCCAAGACCGCGACGAAGCATCCCGTGCAGGATGCGTACAAGGTCACCGCCCTGGTTCTGCAGGGTGGTGGTGCATTGGGTGCTTACCAGGCGGGCGTCTATCAGGCGCTCGATGAGGCGGGTTTGCATCCGAACTGGATTGCCGGCATTTCGATCGGTGCGTTGAACGCTGCCATCATCGCCGGTAATCCGCCGGAGCAGCGGGTCGAAAAGCTGACCGAATTCTGGGAGACGATCTGCAAATCGGCGCTATGGCCGAATCGGCCAGCGTTCCCCTGGTCGGAAAATTTCGCGTTTCCGCAGATCTTCCGTGATGGCGTCAACGCGCTGGCAGCATGGCGAGCGTTGACCGAAGGCCAGTCAGGTTTCTTCCAGCCGCGCGTGCCGCCACCGTTGCTGCAGTGGCACGGCAATCCCGGTACGGCGAGTTGGTACGACACCGCGCCGCTGCGTGAAACGCTGGAACGCCTGGCTGATTTCGATCGCATCAATCATCCGAGCTGCTTGCGCGTGTCGGTAGGTGCGGTGAATGTGCGCACCGGCAACTTCGCTTATTTCGACAATCGTCATGAAAAACTTCGGCCGGAACACTTCATGGCGTCGGGCGCATTGCCGCCCGGTTTTCCGGCGGTGGAAATCGATGGCGAGTATTACTGGGATGGCGGCATGGTTTCCAACACGCCGCTATACAAGGTGCTTACCGAGCGGCCGCATCACGATTCGCTGATCTTTCAGGTGGATTTGTGGAGCGCATCAGGCGCTTTGCCACGTGACATGGGCAGTGTGGCCGAGCGCTCGAAGGACATCCAGTTCTCCAGCCGCACGCGTCTGATCACCGAATACATGCATCAGAGCCGCGAACAGCAACGGCTATTGCACGAGTTGATGGAGCTGGTGCCGGAAGCCAAACGCACGGATCCAGCTTTTCGTCGTGCAGAGCGGTATGCGAACGGTGCACTGACCAACCTCATCCACCTGATCTATCGCGACAAGCCCTATGAAGGGCATTACAAGGATTACGAGTTCAGCGCCGCCACCATGCATGAGCACTGGCAAAGTGGTCTGACTGATATGCGGCACACGCTAACGCAACCGCATTGGCTTGATCCACCGAAGGCAGATAATCCGTTCGTGACACACGATGTGCATCGCAGCTGA